A region of the Leptospira venezuelensis genome:
ATGGAGAAGGTAATCGCTCAATTTCCGGAAGTAACAAGCGTCGTGAGCAAAATGGGTAGAGGCGAATCTGCGGCAGAACCTATCGGAACGGAAGAAGGTGAGTCTATGGTGAAACTCATTCCTTCTAACGAATGGACAAGCGCTTCTTCTCGAGACGAACTTATGGATAAGATGAAGGACGCGATCTTAAAATCAGTTCCTTCTAGTACGATCTCACTTTCTCAGCCGATCGAGAACAGAGTGAATGCACTTCTTTCCGGATCCAAAGCTGACGTTGTAATTAAAATTTACGGAGACGATCTCCAGACATTAAAGGATACTGCATCCAAATTTGCAGATAAGATCAAAAAAGTACCTGGCGCTGCTGACTTAAGAGTACAGAGAGTTCTTGGTCTTCCTTTAATCCAAATCAAAGCAGATCGACAAAAGATGGCACGTTACGGCGTGGCTGCAGAAGAAATACTTACCACAGTTGAATCTTTGCGGATCGGAAGAAAAGCTGGAAAAGTATTTGAAGGATTCAAACGATTCGATCTTGTAGTTCGTCTTCAGTTGGATGTTTCAGATCTGGACAAATTGGAAAATATTCCAGTCATGACTTCTACCGGAGTTACAGTTCCTCTCGGCCAGGTTGCAACAATAGAATTTGTAGAAGGACCTGCCGCAATCTATAGAGAATCCTTAAAACGTAGGATCATGGTCGAAGCAAACGTTCGAGGAAGAGACTTAGTAGGTTTCGTAAACGAAGCACAGAAAGTCACTGCGGATATAGAAAAAAATCTACCGGAAGGTTATAGAACAGATTGGGGTGGTCAGTTCGAGAACTTCCAAAGAGCGAAAAACAGATTGATGCTCGTGGTTCCAATTGCTCTCGGAATCATCTTCGTAATGTTAATTGCCGCATTCGGAAATATTTATTATGCAGCTGGAGTCTTCATTGTAGTACCTCTCGCAGTCGCAGGAGGGATTATTGGTCTTGTGCTAAGAGGACTTCCTTTCAGTATTCCTGCAGGTGTTGGATTTATCGCGGTAAGTGGTATCGCAGTTTTGAACGGGGTTGTGTACGCTTCCACTCTCAAAGAAGAATTAGAGAAAGGGATTACGATATCTAAGGCAGTCTTATCTGCAGGACTTCATTCACTTCGCCCAGTAATGACAACTGAGATTATTGCAGCGGTTGGATTTATTCCAATGGCAATCTCTACGATGGCCGGAGCAGAAGTGCAAAGACCTTTAGCAACAGTGGTGATCTTCGGAGTAATTGTTGCAACTGTTCTTTCCCGAGTACTTCTTCCTATAGTGATGGAATTCCTACTGAATATCTATCAAGACCAAGAAAGAAGAAAAGAAGCTCGAAAAAGAAAATTAGAGTCTGAATTCCAAGCTTCCAGAGCCCAAGAAAAAATTCCGCAAACTTTAGAAGAAGTTTCCTGGGATTCCGAAGAAGTTACAGAAGAGCCGGAAGAAATAATAAGTTCCAAATCAAAACGTTCTAAGAGTGGATTGAAAAAGAAAAAGTAAGGATCAGAATCCGGACTTTCGTCATTTTGATGCGCACGGAGAACACAGAGGTGCTTATATTTTTTTTAACTCAGTGTGCATAGTGATCTCTGTGTGAAAATTTCTATTTCTTACTTTTCAAACCTGATAGGATCGTATTCACAACAGATCTTAAAAACTCGACCCTATCTTCTTCTATATTATCGAATACCATACGCGGATGATGAAAAGCAGCAGTTCCTTCGAAGATAATCCTCGCTCCTTCCTTTGGAGTATTACAAAAAAATAATCCTTTTTGGATTCCTTCTTGGACCATTGCTTCCAATTGCTCATACATTGTCTGGATATGTTTTTTAACGAATGGTCTTGTTTTCTCGGCAGAATTATTGAATGCTGTATAAATTCTAGGATCTGATTGGACCTTCTCTCTTTTCATCGTATGGAGTGTCATAAGCCATTCCAAGATCCTTTCTTCCAATGGACTAGTCTTTGAGGAAACTTTCGCAAGAGCCGCATCGATACGGTCCAACCATCTTTTAGAAATGGAGTCGAGTAGAGCTTCTTTGTCTGCAAAATGTTTATATAAGGCTGCGTGGCTTAGGTTTAGGTTCCTAGCCACGTCTGTAAGTTTCAAACGCTCGACACCGTTTCTTCTGATCTCAATCTCTGCGGCATCGAGCACTTTTTCTTGTAATTCTTCTGGCTTTAAACCTGTTTTAGGCATTTCTCATTTAACGACGAGCTGCATCGAATGAGAAGGATATCTATCTCCTTGGAAAGCACCTTCCGGAAAAGTATCATCCAGGGTTTTCACTTCTTCCGGACTTAATTGGACCGAAAGAGCTTCTAAATTTTCCCTAAGACTTTCTCTTCTTGTGGAACCGATTAAAGGAAAAATATCTTCTCCTTTATGAAGCACCCAAGCGATAGCAAGTTGGGCAGTAGAACAACCCTTCTTCTTTGCAAGCTCTTGTAGCAGACTCACACGCTCCAAATTCGCTTCAAGGTTTTTTCCCTGAAAGCGAGGAGAAATAGATCTAAAATCCGCAACGCCCAAATGGTTTTCGATCTTTCCGGTCAGAAGTCCACGCCCCACAATTCCATACGGAACAATCGCGACTCCAAGTTCTCTCGCAGTATCAAGTAGTTCCTTCTCAATCACACGAGTTGCCAAAGAATATTCAATTTCCAAAGCAGTTACCGGATGAACTTTATGTGCCCTTCTCAAATTTTCAGGAGAAGCTTCCGAAAGTCCTAGATAACGCACATACCCTTCCTTGATCAGATCTGCGATTGCACCAACGGTATCTTCGATTGGAACTTCTGGATCGACTCTTGATGCCTGATAAATATCGATCACATCCACTCCAAGTCTAGTAAGGGAATGTGCCGCAAAGTTTTTCACAGAGTTCGGTCTAAAATCGTATCCGATGAATGCTCCATTCGGATTTCGAAGTCCTCCAAATTTCACACTGATCATTGGTTTGTCTTTTCTTCCTTTGAGTGCTTCAGAGATTAAAAGTTCGTTATGACCTATCCCGTAGAAATCACCCGTATTCAGAAAATTGATCCCTGAATCCAGTGCCTCGTGGATGGTCGCGATAGATTCTTGTCTGTTTCTGGTTTCTTTTGTGCCGTAAAAGTCCGACATCCCCATACAACCCAACCCGACTTGGGAAATTTCTGGGCCATTTTTACCTAATTTTCTCAGTTTCATTCGAAACCTCCATTTAGTTACAGTTTACATATTTTATAATTTGTAACTAAATGCAAGCGATTTTCTAAACGGTTTTTGTCGGAACTCCTACATTTCTTGCTTTTCGCTTACCGACATAATACCATTTTAGTTTTCCGGAGTAGCAGATCCCATGGAACACCAGAAACCAATCGTCCAACTTTTAGATGCGACCACAGAACCTTTCAACCTTGCCATAGCTTCTGCCAGAACCTGCTATTCTTCTAAAGGGATCCTTCTTCCTGAGGACATGATCCGTACTGAAAAATCTCTGGAGATCAGAGACAAGGTGGCCAAATCCACCAAGAAAGCGGGTCACCTCACCACTAGACAGCATCCTCATTTTATATTCACATTGGACAAGGTATCCCGTCAGTTCGTTTGGTCCTTTCTACATTCTCATCCTTATTATAACTCCGAGCAAGTGAGCCAAAGATATGTAGAAGTGAAAAAGGAAAACTATTATATCCCACCTACTCTATCAGGAAAGCAGAAGGAACTGTATCTGGAAGCGGTGGAATCAGCGTCTAACGCGTATTTCGAATTTGTAGAATTACTACATCCATTCATTCAGGATGAATATTTCCTAGTATACAAGGCTCGTGCAAATTATCCTGAAAAATGGCAACAGCCAATCAAGAAGAAGTGTCTAGAAGTTGCACGTTACCTTCTTCCTTTGGGAACTTATACTTATTTATATCATTCAGTAAACGGACTCACTCTTCACAGATATCATCGTTTGATGAATTCTTTTGATGTTCCTGAAGAGCAACGTTTAGTTGTTGAAGAGATGATCGAAAAAGTAAAAGAGATTGATCCACTTTATGTAGAAGAAATGGATGACCCGATCCCTTTAGAAGAAACTGCAGAATATAGATTTTTCAAAGACTTCTACCAGGATGGTTCTTTAGAATATAGGCCAGAAGCGGCTAAAAACTTCGTTAGAGAATTCGACGAAGATATGGATAATCGTTATTCAAGGCTGGTTTCCTACTCTTCTAATGGGCCAGAAGTGCTGGCTTCATCCGTCCGCGCTGTTTTAGGTTTGTCTAAAAATTCTTTAAACGATGAAGAAGCAATCCGACTTGTAATGGATCCTTCTAAAAACAAACATCTGACTTCTACTCTGAATGAAACTACGATGAGCCCTCTCTCCAGAGCGATGTTTAATGTGCATTATTCTTTCAAAAAAAGAATCTCTCATTCTGCCGACAGCCAAGACCAAAGACATAGA
Encoded here:
- a CDS encoding aldo/keto reductase; the encoded protein is MKLRKLGKNGPEISQVGLGCMGMSDFYGTKETRNRQESIATIHEALDSGINFLNTGDFYGIGHNELLISEALKGRKDKPMISVKFGGLRNPNGAFIGYDFRPNSVKNFAAHSLTRLGVDVIDIYQASRVDPEVPIEDTVGAIADLIKEGYVRYLGLSEASPENLRRAHKVHPVTALEIEYSLATRVIEKELLDTARELGVAIVPYGIVGRGLLTGKIENHLGVADFRSISPRFQGKNLEANLERVSLLQELAKKKGCSTAQLAIAWVLHKGEDIFPLIGSTRRESLRENLEALSVQLSPEEVKTLDDTFPEGAFQGDRYPSHSMQLVVK
- a CDS encoding FAD-dependent thymidylate synthase; amino-acid sequence: MEHQKPIVQLLDATTEPFNLAIASARTCYSSKGILLPEDMIRTEKSLEIRDKVAKSTKKAGHLTTRQHPHFIFTLDKVSRQFVWSFLHSHPYYNSEQVSQRYVEVKKENYYIPPTLSGKQKELYLEAVESASNAYFEFVELLHPFIQDEYFLVYKARANYPEKWQQPIKKKCLEVARYLLPLGTYTYLYHSVNGLTLHRYHRLMNSFDVPEEQRLVVEEMIEKVKEIDPLYVEEMDDPIPLEETAEYRFFKDFYQDGSLEYRPEAAKNFVREFDEDMDNRYSRLVSYSSNGPEVLASSVRAVLGLSKNSLNDEEAIRLVMDPSKNKHLTSTLNETTMSPLSRAMFNVHYSFKKRISHSADSQDQRHRMVPGSRPVLMSQYTGMPDYIVPKVVLKYPQLEETYRRRMDGIFKSLNRFIEAGGSPEHASYLLPNAFPVRFYESGDLLNLHHKWRARTCYNAQEEIFQASINELVDLTKVQPEIAKWIKAPCWIRLQGDIKPYCPEGDHYCGTQVWKRELDEYDRTL
- a CDS encoding TetR/AcrR family transcriptional regulator, which gives rise to MPKTGLKPEELQEKVLDAAEIEIRRNGVERLKLTDVARNLNLSHAALYKHFADKEALLDSISKRWLDRIDAALAKVSSKTSPLEERILEWLMTLHTMKREKVQSDPRIYTAFNNSAEKTRPFVKKHIQTMYEQLEAMVQEGIQKGLFFCNTPKEGARIIFEGTAAFHHPRMVFDNIEEDRVEFLRSVVNTILSGLKSKK